The DNA window TCCTCGATCAGCGCCTTGCCCGCCGACCCCCGCGACGCGGCCGACGCCGAGGCGACGGTGCTGAACACGACCTGCTCGATCCCCGCGCCGACCGCCGCGTCGATCAGCGCCCGGCCGCGGGCCACCTCGAGGTCCGTGTCCAGCCCGTCCGGCCCCCAGGCCACCGGCGGCACGCCGAACACGGCGGCCACGCCGTCGAACGCGGGCGGCAGACTCGCCGGATCGTCGAGATCACCGCGTACGAGCTCGGCGCCCGCGGCGGCCAGCCCGGCGGCGGCGGGCGCGGTCAGGTCGCGCACCAGCGCGCGCACGTGCCGGCCGCCGGCGAGCAGGCGGCGCGCGGTGACGCCGCCCTGTTTGCCGGTGGCTCCGGTGACGAGGATGGGGGCGTCGGTGGTGTGCGGTGCAGCGGTGGTCATGGTGCCCTTTCCTTAGGACGCGGGATACTGGCGTGGTCCGGAATGCTCCACCCGTTTCGCCGCCGCAGACAAGGATTTCGTGACGTGACGACAACACCCGACGGGCGTGCCGACGCCCGCCGCAACCGCGAGCTCGTGCTCCGTACGGCGGCGCGGGTCTTCACCGAGGAGGGGACCGGCGCGTCGCTCGGCCGCATCGCGCAGCGCGCCGGGGTGGGGGCCGGGACCGTCTACCGGCACTTCCCGAGCAAGGAGATCCTCATCGAGGCCGTGCTCGCCGAGCACGTCGAGGACATGGTGGCCGCCGCCGCCCGCTGGCGGGCCCGCGCCGCGCCCGGCGACGCGCTGTTCGGGTTCCTGCTGGAGGCGATCGAGCGGTCGGCGGGCCGCCGGCACGTCTGCGACGCGCTGACCGGGGACCGCAGCTGGCCGCGCGCCGGCCTCGCAAGGGGGACCCGGCGCTTCCACGAGGCGCTGGAGCGGCTGCTGCGCGAGGCGAGACAGGCCGGTGCGATCCGCGCCGACGTGCGGGCGGACGACCTCGCGGCGCTCGCCGCAGGCGGCGTCACCCTGCGCTCGGCCCACCGCGACGAGGCCCGCGGCTCCCAGGTGGTGCGGCTGCTGCTCGACGGCCTGCGCGCCCGTGCCGTCACGGAACCTGGGTCGTTCCGTGACGGCACGGGCGCGCTCGCGCGTCACGGAACCACCGTGCCACGGCACTGCGCGGAGTGCGGCGCGGTGCTCCGGGTGCGCGCCACCGGCCGACCGGCCCGCTACTGCGGTCCCGCCTGCCGGCAGCGCGCCCACCGTCGCCGCCGCGCCGGGCGGGGCTGAACGGACCCCGCCGCTCCGGCTCACATGTGGCGGGAAAGGAAGCGCGCCGCGTCGTCGAGGGCCTGCCCCGCCTCCTCGACGAGCGCCGTGTGGTGCTGGAAGACGTGCGGCAGCCCGCCCCAGACCTGGAGCGTCACGTCCACGTCGGCCGCGGCGGCGCGGGCGGCGAGGAGCACCGCGTCATCCAGCAGGAGCTCGTTCGAGCCCGCCTGGACGAGCAGGGGCGGCAGCCCCGTGAGGTCGGCCAGCGCGGGGCTGGCCGTCGGAGTGGACGGGTCCTGCCGTCCCAGGTAGTGCGTGCGATATACCTCCAGGTCGGACCGGACGAAGATGGGGTCGATCCCGTGCTTGGTGTCGATGCTCGCGCCGGTGAACGTCAGGTCGGTCCACGGGGAGAACATCACGACCGCCGCCGGCATGGGCAGCCCTTCCTCGCGCGCCGCCAGCAGCGTCGCGATCGCCAGCCCGCCCCCCGCGGAGTCCCCGGCCAGGGCGACGCGGGCCGGGCTCCCGCTCAGGGCGAGCAGTTCGCGGTAGGCGGCCAGGCCGTCCTCGACCGCCGCCGGGAACGGGTGCTCGGGGGCGAGCCGGTAGTCGGGCGAGACCACCCGGGTACGGGCGCGGCGCGCCAGCTCACCCGCGAGGGCGAGATGGGTGCGCGGCGAGCCGACCACGTACCCGCCGCCGTGCAGGTAGAGCAGCACGGCGGCGGCCGGGTCGCCGGTGTCGAGTTCGAGCGCGGGACGGCCGCCGAGAGTGGTGTCCCGGACGGTCACCCCCTCCGGCGCCGGCGCCTGGAACATCTGGTCGAAGCCCGCCCGCGCCTCCTCCACGGTGGCGTCAGGGCTCTTCGGCGCGTCGCGGAGCAGGGCGTCCAGGGCTTGGCGTTGCTGACGGCTCATCGGTGACCTCCAGGTCCCCTCGGATAGATTCCTTGGAATGCACGTCGCAACAAGATTCCCGGGAATCTAATTCCCGGGTTCGGGAAGGAATCTTCATGGCTCGCACCGCGCGGCTGTTCGTGGACCTCGTCCGCGTCGAGACCCGGCTCTGGAACGCCGTGGACGCCCGGCTCCAGGCCGAGCACGGCCTCCGGCTGGGCCAGTACGACCTGCTGACGGTGATCGCCGGGCGTCCCGGGTGCCGGGTGCTCGACCTCGTGCACGAGGTCGCCATCACGGTCGGCGCGGCGAGCAAGGCCGTGGACCGGCTGGAGGCGGCAGGCTGGTGCCGCCGCGTCGCCAACCCGGCCGACGGCCGCTCGTCGTTCCTCGAACTCACCCCGGCCGGCGAGCGGATCCTGTCCGGGGCGCGGCCCGTGTACGAGGAGGAGATCGAGCGCTGGACCTCCCGCCTGCTGCCGCCCGGCGCGCTGGAGGAGCTGGCGACGTCCCTGCGCACGATCCGCGCCGCGCTGGAGGCGGAGCAGCGTTCCTGAGGCCATGAGCCGCGCGGGGGTGGCCGGGGCGCGGTCCCGTGCGCGGCGTCACCACCTGGGCGGTCATCGGCCCGATCGTCCTCGTGGTGGCCCTGGTGCTCGCCTTCCTCGGCCTGCGCCGCCTGACCGGCCGCGGACGCTGAGCCCGCGCCCGGCGACCGGGACCTCCGGCCCGGGTGGCGCGCTCAGGGCCGGCCGGCGGCGAAGTGCGCCAGGACCATCTCGGTCAGGGCGGTGACGTCGGCGTCCGCCATCGGCCGGCCGGTCATGCCCATCCGGTGCAGCAGCGCTCCGACGACGACGTCGATGAAGAACAGCACCCGGTTCTCGGGCTCGCCGAGCGCGTCCTGGAGCGCGCGCCGGTAGGGGTCCTGGAGGCGCGTGGCCAGG is part of the Nonomuraea coxensis DSM 45129 genome and encodes:
- a CDS encoding MarR family winged helix-turn-helix transcriptional regulator, translating into MARTARLFVDLVRVETRLWNAVDARLQAEHGLRLGQYDLLTVIAGRPGCRVLDLVHEVAITVGAASKAVDRLEAAGWCRRVANPADGRSSFLELTPAGERILSGARPVYEEEIERWTSRLLPPGALEELATSLRTIRAALEAEQRS
- a CDS encoding TetR/AcrR family transcriptional regulator, which translates into the protein MTTTPDGRADARRNRELVLRTAARVFTEEGTGASLGRIAQRAGVGAGTVYRHFPSKEILIEAVLAEHVEDMVAAAARWRARAAPGDALFGFLLEAIERSAGRRHVCDALTGDRSWPRAGLARGTRRFHEALERLLREARQAGAIRADVRADDLAALAAGGVTLRSAHRDEARGSQVVRLLLDGLRARAVTEPGSFRDGTGALARHGTTVPRHCAECGAVLRVRATGRPARYCGPACRQRAHRRRRAGRG
- a CDS encoding alpha/beta hydrolase; the protein is MSRQQRQALDALLRDAPKSPDATVEEARAGFDQMFQAPAPEGVTVRDTTLGGRPALELDTGDPAAAVLLYLHGGGYVVGSPRTHLALAGELARRARTRVVSPDYRLAPEHPFPAAVEDGLAAYRELLALSGSPARVALAGDSAGGGLAIATLLAAREEGLPMPAAVVMFSPWTDLTFTGASIDTKHGIDPIFVRSDLEVYRTHYLGRQDPSTPTASPALADLTGLPPLLVQAGSNELLLDDAVLLAARAAAADVDVTLQVWGGLPHVFQHHTALVEEAGQALDDAARFLSRHM